A stretch of DNA from Candidatus Bathyarchaeota archaeon:
TTGCTTACTCTCCTAACAAAGTAAACTGACATTTTACAGATTACTTTTACTGTTTTTTATGTATCAGGTTTTGACATATTTTTGAAGCTAGAATTTCTCTTTTTATAATCTCATTACAACTGCTAATTGTTCACGTCCAAATTCTAAAACAACAAACAAAGGACGCATTGAACCAAATAAAAAGCCTGTGCTAAAAAATGGATAAACAAATGCGGTCAATAATTACAGCTATAGGCTTGAAACTTCACAATGTTGAAGATTTCTTAACTGATCATCTTAGTTTACAGGAATATTGGCTAAAACGTTCAAGTGCAGTTGTAATCGATTATTTTGTTGTCTTGATAGCAACTGGAATAATATGGCCTAGTTTTCGTTTTCTTGAATTTGTTTTAGCTTCTGGCATCTTATCTTTGGTATATTTTTCAGTAATGGAAACACGTTTTGGTTATACTTTAGGAAAAAAAGTATTCTCTCTTAAAGTAATAACCTCAAAAAAACATAAACCAACATTGAAGACAAGTTTAATCCGAAACCTAAGCAAATTCAACGCCATTTTGCTCCTTGTCGACACAATTATCGGATTTTCTTCCAAACGTCATCAAAAATACGTTGATAGAATCGCAAAAACAATTGTTATAGAAACATCAATTTCCCCGGAAAAACCAATTTCTGAAGCAATCTATTATGAACAAGCAACTAAACTTTCTTGAAATGCTTTTAACTTGTTAATTCTATTCAACTATTGAGTTGTTGAGTTTTTTATGATGTGCAATCTATGAACTTGGTTATAGTTCGAAATAAGCCCTTGATTTAATTATGGATAATTCTTTTTTTGAGACTTTCTTTAGAAAAAACTGATGAGTTCTTAAGTGACCAATTTGTATTTTTTATTGGTAGCATTTTCTTAATGGGTTCTGGCAAGATTGTGCTTTTGTCCTCCGTTGAGTTTTCTATCATTTATCAATGTAATGGAGGGAAAAGTAAAGATTGTCATCCTTTGGGCTTGAGTTTGAAATGCAACACAGACTTATTCGGAAATTAGAGAAAGCTGGGGCTACTTCTGTAGAAACTGCAGTAACCTTTCAAGAAGCTAATCTAGATGACCAAGAAGAATACTGGTTAAGCTATTTTGCAGGGTCTTTTCTAGGCAAAATAAAAAAAACACAAAACCGACACTACTACGTATAATCAATTGGACAACTGTTGACTAAACTTTTTAGTCTCAGTCTTAACCATTTGATTCAATTCCACTTTTACATTTTAATAATTTTTCAAAATCATAGAATAACTTACTTAATATTGGTTGACTTTTCCGCCTAAGTTTGAGATAACAAAAAAGAAGTACTATCGTTCGCGCTCACAAATTTAGTTATGGAGGTGGGGAAGGGAATTGAACCCTTATAGAGCAACTCTGCAGGCTGCCGCCTAAACCATTCAGCCACCCCACCAGAGGCTAAATTGCAATGTTAAAAAAAACTAATAACCTTATCGTTGCTGAAGTTGCTCAAAGGCTACACTGTTACTTTAAATATTTTTCTGGGTCTTCGTCAAAGGCGATTTTGCATCCCGGTGCGCAAAAGTAATAGGTTTTGCCTTTGTAGTTGCTTTTGTGTTTAGCTGTTTTTTCATCTACGGTCATTTTACAGATTGGGTCTATTGCCAATTGTTTTTCACCTCCTTTAGTTTTGTTTTTCAAGTTTGGGTTTGAATCGTTTCAACAGGGACGCATTAATTACTACCGAAACCGAGCTTAGTGACATTGCAGCTGCAGCATAGGTGGGTTCTAAGAAATAGGGATTCAAAATGCCTGCTGCTACTGGAATCAATATAACGTTGTAGGCGAATGCCCAGAACAAGCCTTGTTTGATTTTGTTGATTGTAGCATTGCTGAGCTGGATGCTGGTTACTACGTCTCGTAGGTCATTTTTGACCAACACGATGTCTCCAGTTTCTATGGCTACGTCGGTTCCGCTTCCAACTGCGATTCCAATGTTTGCTTGAGCTAACGCTGGGGCATCATTT
This window harbors:
- a CDS encoding RDD family protein codes for the protein MDKQMRSIITAIGLKLHNVEDFLTDHLSLQEYWLKRSSAVVIDYFVVLIATGIIWPSFRFLEFVLASGILSLVYFSVMETRFGYTLGKKVFSLKVITSKKHKPTLKTSLIRNLSKFNAILLLVDTIIGFSSKRHQKYVDRIAKTIVIETSISPEKPISEAIYYEQATKLS
- a CDS encoding YHS domain-containing protein is translated as MAIDPICKMTVDEKTAKHKSNYKGKTYYFCAPGCKIAFDEDPEKYLK